One part of the Candidatus Kouleothrix ribensis genome encodes these proteins:
- the galK gene encoding galactokinase has protein sequence MIDAETIRAQFEQHYTIHPRLIVRAPGRVNLIGEHTDYNDGFVFPAAIDRATYVAARPRDDALVHVVAVDLGDEDEFALDAPIAHSTEHPWSNYIRGVVKGLLIAGHTLGGANVLITSDVPRGSGLSSSAALEVATGYAFQLLNRLNILGEELALLAQGAENTFVGVQCGIMDQFISALGRRDHALLLDCRDLSYRPVPLPADAQIVVCDSHTERRLSGSAYNQRREECGAAVQLFKQWYPKVSALRDVSVAQFHAHAAELPEPVRRRARHVITENDRAQRSAAVLEAGDVAAFGRLMNESHVSLRDDYEVSIPAMDTLVAAAQAVPGCYGSRMTGAGFGGCTVSLVAASAVAHFKHAVAAAYRQATGRDTTIYICRASDGVGLATPE, from the coding sequence ATGATCGACGCCGAAACGATCCGCGCGCAGTTCGAGCAGCACTATACCATCCATCCCCGGCTGATCGTGCGCGCACCTGGCCGCGTCAACCTGATCGGCGAGCATACCGACTATAACGACGGCTTTGTGTTCCCTGCCGCGATCGACCGCGCAACCTATGTGGCTGCGCGCCCGCGCGACGACGCGCTGGTGCATGTGGTCGCGGTCGACCTTGGCGACGAAGACGAGTTCGCGCTCGATGCGCCGATCGCGCATAGCACCGAGCACCCCTGGAGCAACTACATCCGCGGTGTGGTCAAGGGTCTGCTGATCGCCGGGCACACGCTCGGCGGTGCGAACGTGCTGATCACCAGCGACGTGCCGCGTGGCTCGGGCCTGTCGTCGTCGGCGGCGCTCGAGGTGGCCACCGGCTACGCCTTCCAGCTGCTGAACCGGCTGAATATTCTGGGCGAGGAGCTGGCGCTGCTGGCGCAGGGCGCCGAAAACACGTTTGTGGGCGTGCAGTGCGGAATCATGGATCAGTTCATCTCGGCGTTGGGCCGGCGCGACCACGCGCTGCTGCTCGATTGCCGCGACTTGAGCTACCGCCCGGTGCCGCTGCCGGCCGACGCGCAGATTGTGGTGTGCGATAGCCACACCGAGCGGCGGTTGTCTGGCTCGGCCTACAACCAGCGCCGCGAAGAGTGCGGCGCGGCGGTGCAGCTGTTTAAGCAGTGGTACCCCAAAGTCAGCGCGCTACGCGACGTCAGCGTCGCGCAGTTTCACGCGCACGCGGCCGAGCTGCCCGAGCCGGTGCGCCGCCGCGCGCGCCATGTGATCACCGAGAACGACCGCGCGCAGCGCAGCGCAGCCGTACTCGAGGCCGGCGACGTGGCCGCGTTCGGCCGGCTGATGAATGAGTCGCACGTGAGCCTGCGCGACGATTATGAGGTGAGCATCCCCGCCATGGACACGCTGGTGGCGGCGGCCCAGGCCGTGCCCGGCTGCTATGGCTCGCGCATGACTGGCGCAGGCTTCGGCGGCTGTACCGTCAGCCTGGTTGCAGCCAGCGCAGTCGCGCACTTCAAGCACGCCGTTGCCGCCGCCTATCGCCAGGCCACCGGCCGCGACACCACGATCTACATCTGCCGCGCCAGCGATGGCGTCGGGCTGGCTACGCCCGAGTGA